The window actaaaaaaatacaatcatTGGATTTATATATCAACCAATATTAGTGTTTTTCTTGCCCTGCAGAATTATGAAAACATcagatataattatatatttattacagCAGAGAAAGGCATGGTTCGTGCGTTATATTGCCAAATCAAAATCCCCATTCATTTGTGGGATTAGCAGTCAGCTTCTCCTCCTTATAAGTGCATCTCCACATTTGGTTCTCAATCATCATCCCTTTCctattcctttttcttgattgTTTCCATCTTTTTTGCACTTGTCCGAAGATACCGGAAAAGATATGGGCACGACCACTGTCAAGCTCTTCCTTATGGCTCTTGCCATCTTCTGTGGTGCAGCAATTGCCACCGATCCTGACATGCTTCAGGACGTTTGTGTCGCTGATCTCGCTTCAGGTAATGACATgctttaaatttcaaaatgatcTCCAAGCTCGTTTGCGACTGATTATATTTAGCGGTTCCATTCCACTCGATATTATCTGTCTGATGTGAATTCTTGAACTTAAAATTGGCTCAGATATCAAAGTCAATGGCTTCCCTTGCAAGGCAACCTTCAACGCGACGGACTTCTCCTCTGGTGCGTTGGCCAAGCCTGGGCTCACCAACAACACTATGGGTTCGCTCGTCACCCCAGCGAACGTTCAGCAGATCCCAGGCTTGAACACGCTAGGAGTCTCACTCTCCCGGATCGACTATGCCCCTGGTGGACTCAACCCGCCCCACACCCACCCAAGGGCCACCGAGATCGTGTTCGTCCTCGAGGGCCAGCTCGATGTTGGCTTCATGACCACCGCTAATGTCCTTGTTTCCAAGACCATAAAGCAGGGCGAGATCTTTGTGTTTCCGAAGGGCTTGGTCCACTTCCAGAAGAATAGCGGGATGGGCCAGGCTGCAGTGATTGCTGCATTCAACAGTCAGTTGCCAGGAACACAGTCAATTGCCGCTATGTTGTTCGCTTCAAAACCGAGCGTGGCTGATGATGTGTTGGCGAAGGCGTTCCAGATTGACTATTACGAGGTCGAGGAGATCAGGAAGAAGCTCACTCCAAAGTAGAAGTCATCCAGTGATGGGGAAGTACTTTCAATCTGTCTCCGTGTACAGTTTAAAATTTACCAATTAATGTTGAAGTGGAGGAGACAAACATTTGAATATTTCAGGTTCCACGAATAAGATGTTGCGGTTATCAATCGCCTTTCCTCTGTTTGGTTCCACATTGTACTTGTAACAATTCAAATGGTTCAATAAATGTTCgatgaatttgaatatatatatattcatagtTCAGTACCTACATTCCTGCAGTTGTGAGCATGATGTGGACAACGATGTAAGTTGTCCACAAAAACTTATTGTCGAGCAGGCAACATCATCCATAGTTGCATCAAGTTGGAATGCAAAAGAGCTTTTTCTCGGAAAAGTCTCGACATATATCAGAGTCCATCTGCAAGCAGCCTAATTGTTCCAATGTCAATTGGAAATAAACATAACATACCACCTATCTTACctaattgaataattaaatcTTACATACTATTCATATACTAATAGAGAATGTTCCAGAAAAATGCAGCaactttaatttcttatttggCTGTCCCTTTTTATAATTATCCAGTTCAGGAACTTGTTCAATTGTGATATAGAATTATTGGTCAATGGTCGAGTTCATTGCAGGATGAAGCTCGACGGTGGAATTGGAATCTTTTGACGCAAGAACTTTTCGAATTGAAAGTGACTGTTCACGACTATGAAAACGGAACCTTACCCGGTATTTGCTGTTATATTGATATTAATAGACCGGCCAGATACCTATTTCTTCGAGTATTCACATTTGCGGGGTACAGAAGCGTATCTTAATTGGCAGTTCAAATTAATGAAAGACAAAAGGTAGATAAATACCACCATTCAAACAATTATACGATGCTAAGGCGATGTAAtgggtttttttttacaaaCCATGCCAATGAGGACAAGCGTAGAGCTTACGAATGATTGCGGAATATGATTTGAAAGAGATTATATCATCAGCAAGTCATATATGTGAGgaagaaatatttattaaCACTTCTAAAATAGACGACCTCAGAAGTTTTATATGAAAATGTTCAGTCAATTAGACTAAAGTTCTTGACGACTCCCATGAATCTGTATTGCAAAGATGTAAACTCACATAAAAGTGGTATCATTCTACGGATAGAAAAGTGTGGACTTCGGAAGTGACGGAAGTCTAGCAAATGGGAGACTATTATGCCCTGCTGCTATTCCATTCCATCATCACGATTTTCTTGTAATCACTGGTTCGAACGATTTGCTGACCATGATTTCCCTTCTCAGCTACTTTGCACTTTTGTAATATGTACTTGTTGATGCTTCCCCTCAAT of the Punica granatum isolate Tunisia-2019 chromosome 6, ASM765513v2, whole genome shotgun sequence genome contains:
- the LOC116211639 gene encoding nectarin-1-like, encoding MGTTTVKLFLMALAIFCGAAIATDPDMLQDVCVADLASDIKVNGFPCKATFNATDFSSGALAKPGLTNNTMGSLVTPANVQQIPGLNTLGVSLSRIDYAPGGLNPPHTHPRATEIVFVLEGQLDVGFMTTANVLVSKTIKQGEIFVFPKGLVHFQKNSGMGQAAVIAAFNSQLPGTQSIAAMLFASKPSVADDVLAKAFQIDYYEVEEIRKKLTPK